One Euphorbia lathyris chromosome 1, ddEupLath1.1, whole genome shotgun sequence DNA segment encodes these proteins:
- the LOC136235706 gene encoding pentatricopeptide repeat-containing protein At1g22960, mitochondrial codes for MNLCLRTSKTLVIAPRLRFLYPFSPCVPNCSLISFKGTESVSETDYKDLIFDSVRDKPWAFCNLTWVSHQFNPVIVDPDLLIRVLGVIQEKPRIALRFFRWVQMQPDVKSSEFAFSVILKILVDSSLMHSAYWVLERAISIDMHGIVDVLIGGSLSSEVSIKLLDLLLWIYTKKGMIEQSLLVLDKMVTNQLLPDVKNCNRVLKLLRNQKLPFKVQEVFRLMGEYGIKPTIITYNTMLGSFCKQGNVQQAIDILSEMQERGCYPSDVTYNVLINGLSKIGELQQGKELIGEMIKAGLTVSARSYNPLICGYCKKGLLMEALALMDEMITRGVSPTQYTHNTILYSLCKWGKMSDARQRMLYMLQSNVMPDIVSYNTLMHGYCRLGNLGEAFLLLDELRRRNLNPTIFTYNILLGGLCRTGDLEAAQKLKKDMIDNGILPNVFTYTILVNGCCKIGNLSMARELFDEMLYVGVAPDRYAYTTRIVGELKLGSIAKAFKLQEEMQSEGFPPDIIIYNVFVHGICKLGNLEEAGKLLQKMIKHGHVPDHITYTTIIHAHLQNGHLRKGRELFYEMLSKGLSPTVVTYTVLIHSHALNGRLELAFMYFSEMQEKGVMPNVITYNTMINGFCKAKRVSQAYRVFMEMEEKGISPNKYTYTILIHENCNMGNWLEALRLYKQMLDREICPDSCTHGALFKLLEKGYKVHAVEFIESLIGSGDQTV; via the coding sequence ATGAATCTCTGTTTAAGAACTTCGAAAACGTTAGTCATTGCTCCCAGGTTACGCTTTCTTTATCCTTTCTCTCCTTGTGTGCCTAACTGCTCCCTTATTTCGTTCAAGGGTACTGAATCTGTCTCTGAAACTGATTACAAAGATCTCATTTTTGATAGCGTTAGAGATAAGCCCTGGGCGTTTTGCAATCTAACTTGGGTTTCTCATCAATTTAATCCTGTAATTGTTGACCCGGATCTTCTTATTCGAGTACTAGGTGTGATTCAAGAAAAACCCAGAATTGCTTTACGGTTTTTCAGATGGGTTCAGATGCAACCGGACGTCAAGAGCTCCGAGTTTGCGTTTTCTGTCATACTCAAGATTTTGGTGGACAGTAGTTTGATGCATTCTGCTTATTGGGTGCTGGAGAGAGCAATTAGTATAGATATGCATGGAATTGTGGATGTTTTGATTGGTGGATCCTTGAGCTCTGAGGTTTCAATTAAGCTTCTCGATCTCTTGTTGTGGATTTACACGAAGAAAGGGATGATTGAGCAGTCCTTGTTGGTTTTAGATAAGATGGTGACAAATCAGCTGTTGCCGGATGTCAAAAATTGTAATAGGGTTCTCAAGTTACTCAGGAACCAAAAGCTTCCATTTAAAGTTCAGGAAGTTTTCAGATTAATGGGGGAGTATGGAATTAAGCCCACAATCATCACATATAATACAATGTTGGGTTCCTTTTGTAAACAAGGAAATGTCCAGCAAGCAATAGACATTTTATCTGAGATGCAAGAGAGAGGTTGTTACCCAAGTGACGTAACATATAATGTTTTGATAAATGGATTGTCAAAGATTGGGGAGTTACAGCAGGGTAAGGAATTGATTGGGGAGATGATAAAAGCTGGATTGACAGTTTCAGCACGCTCTTATAACCCCCTCATTTGTGGCTATTGCAAAAAGGGTTTGCTTATGGAGGCTTTAGCCCTTATGGATGAGATGATAACTAGAGGAGTATCTCCTACACAGTATACTCACAACACAATTTTGTATAGCCTTTGCAAGTGGGGAAAGATGAGTGATGCTAGACAGAGAATGTTATATATGTTGCAGAGTAATGTGATGCCAGATATAGTATCATACAATACTTTAATGCACGGGTATTGCAGGTTGGGGAACTTGGGTGAGGCTTTTCTCTTGTTGGATGAGTTAAGACGTCGGAATCTTAATCCTACTATTTTCACTTATAATATTCTCTTAGGTGGACTTTGTAGAACAGGGGACTTAGAGGCTGCACAGAAGCTCAAAAAAGATATGATTGATAATGGGATTCTTCCTAATGTTTTTACTTATACAATTCTGGTAAATGGATGTTGCAAGATAGGTAATCTGTCAATGGCTAGGGAACTTTTTGATGAGATGTTGTATGTGGGCGTGGCACCAGATCGGTATGCATATACAACTCGTATTGTAGGTGAATTGAAGCTGGGTAGCATAGCTAAGGCATTTAAACTACAAGAAGAGATGCAATCAGAAGGTTTTCCGCCAGATATTATCATCTATAATGTCTTTGTGCACGGAATTTGTAAGTTGGGGAATTTGGAAGAAGCAGGAAAATTGTTGCAGAAGATGATCAAACATGGTCATGTCCCTGATCATATAACCTATACTACCATAATACATGCTCACTTGCAGAATGGGCATCTTAGGAAAGGCAGAGAACTATTTTATGAGATGTTGAGTAAAGGCCTAAGCCCCACTGTAGTCACTTACACTGTATTGATTCATTCACATGCACTAAATGGGAGGCTGGAGCTAGCATTTATGTACTTCTCGGAGATGCAGGAGAAAGGTGTTATGCCaaacgttataacatataataCTATGATAAATGGTTTCTGCAAAGCAAAGAGAGTGAGTCAAGCTTACAGGGTTTTCATGGAGATGGAAGAAAAAGGAATTTCTCCTAATAAGTATACCTACACTATACTCATCCATGAGAACTGCAACATGGGCAATTGGCTGGAGGCTTTGAGATTATATAAACAGATGCTAGACCGAGAAATCTGTCCTGATTCTTGTACGCATGGTGCATTGTTTAAGCTACTTGAAAAAGGCTACAAAGTGCATGCAGTTGAGTTCATTGAGAGTTTAATTGGAAGTGGTGACCAGACTGTTTGA
- the LOC136235719 gene encoding sec-independent protein translocase protein TATC, chloroplastic gives MGSTSTGLIPHLQFHSCFCNRFDFKQQLSSSLQFNNHSSSPKRGRLRYLASRNSTPFSPVVCFAAVNDDIGEKQQDSSTSTSTTSIGSILEDRPDILDSSKQNFGQDAEGSTLYNFLYPSKELLPDDKEMTIFDHLEELRQRIFVSVLAVGGAILGCFTFSKELIMILEAPVKEQGVRFLQLAPGEFFFTTVKVSGYCGLLLGSPIILYEVIAFVLPGLTRSERRFLGPIVLGSSVLFYTGIGFSYSVLVPAALNFFVSYAEGVVESLWSIDQYFEFVLVLMFSTGISFQVPVIQFLLGQVGLVSGDQMLSIWRYVVVGAVVAAAVLTPSTDPLTQMLLAGPLLGLYLGGAWLVKFSGR, from the exons ATGGGAAGCACCAGCACCGGTTTAATCCCTCATTTGCAGTTCCATAGTTGCTTCTGTAATCGTTTCGACTTCAAGCAgcaactttcttcttctctgcAATTCAACAATCATTCTTCTTCTCCCAAGAGAGGGAGATTGAGATACCTTGCCTCGAGGAACTCGACGCCTTTCAGTCCAGTTGTTTGTTTCGCTGCTGTTAATGATGATATCGGGGAGAAGCAGCAGGACTCCTCTACTTCTACCTCTACCACTAGTATTGGTTCAATTCTTGAGGATAGACCTG ATATCCTTGATAGCTCAAAACAGAACTTCGGGCAAGATGCTGAAGGAAGTACACTTTATAATTTCCTGTATCCCAGTAAAGAGCTTCTTCCAGATGATAAAGAAATGACTATATTTGATCATCTTGAAGAGCTACGCCAGAGAATATTTGTGTCTGTTTTGGCTGTTGGAGGTGCTATCTTAGGGTGCTTTACATTTTCAAAAGAACTCATTATGATTCTTGAAGCTCCTGTGAAAGAGCAGGGTGTAAGATTTCTGCAACTAGCTCCAGGAGAGTTTTTCTTCACAACTGTAAAG GTTTCCGGATACTGCGGCCTTCTTCTAGGAAGCCCAATTATTCTTTATGAGGTCATTGCTTTTGTTCTTCCAGGTTTAACAAGATCAGAAAGAAGGTTCTTGGGGCCAATCGTCTTAGGATCTTCTGTACTTTTCTATACCGGAATTGGCTTCTCCTATTCAGTTTTGGTTCCAGcagctttaaatttttttgttagCTACGCGGAAGGGGTTGTGGAATCTTTGTGGTCCATTGATCAGTACTTTGAGTTTGTACTTGTGCTCATGTTCAGCACAGGTATCTCTTTCCAG GTTCCTGTTATACAATTTCTACTTGGACAAGTTGGTCTGGTATCAGGAGATCAAATGCTATCAATATGGAGATATGTGGTAGTTGGGGCAGTTGTAGCAGCTGCAGTGCTAACCCCATCTACTGATCCTCTTACTCAGATGCTTTTAGCAGGACCACTTCTTGGTCTTTATCTGGGTGGTGCATGGTTGGTCAAGTTCTCCGGTCGATGA